The Natronoglycomyces albus genome has a segment encoding these proteins:
- a CDS encoding helicase-associated domain-containing protein, which translates to MRPTPASSLRDELSRRDDRALATLLALRPDLAYPPPRDLAALAARATTTASLRKAVDNLNEAQLRLLEALTLATPAGATPTLSSIKSMGLDPHEWTQPLAQLRHQALLWGPEEDLRLPSDLPSVLGPYPAGLGRPAAQLDDDAAALAAVGARLRRTVLEAPTAAQQMLERLASGPPVGQVSDAFSPEENSAAAFLLDHHLVVPIGPTTVELPREMGVLLRREAGPLGRSRPQPPQLDELPANLTSGPGSVATQADNVLTQVEDLLNMLAETPAKPLRTGGVGTTVLRRLATSLGRSPKEIASLLETTYSAGLLGLSDDGFLPSRNFDSWRALPRAQRWTRLAQAWLLTTRDLSRLEEDTNTAARPAVLGNGLERTNLPWVRSQVLHWLIDSCGTSEDICDLARWLWPRKNLAECVATTIAEAQQWGLLVIASVKPGPPLTLTSYAAQLLADLERNVDDDPLGFERDDTAETVLSIHLPETTDQIVVQSDLSIMVTGTPSASLFTELELLADRDPKGANVTVWRLNEASIRRALDSGYDIDEVEKRLVERSDKPLPQPVRYLLTGVAKQHGGTRVGVASTYIRSDSPEELAQILADSRLSDLKLRQLAPTVLVTATARRTLMERLRATGRSPVAEDAAGEVLVDRRQARRAEHPEIPDTVQRKQTTTPAALLAIAEDARAGENT; encoded by the coding sequence ATGCGACCAACCCCTGCATCCAGTCTGCGCGACGAGTTGTCCCGTCGAGACGACCGCGCGCTGGCCACCCTTCTGGCACTGCGTCCGGACCTGGCGTATCCCCCGCCGCGCGACTTGGCGGCCCTCGCGGCTCGCGCCACCACGACCGCCTCTCTACGAAAGGCCGTCGACAACCTCAACGAAGCCCAACTTCGCCTCTTGGAGGCCCTGACACTGGCCACCCCCGCCGGTGCCACCCCCACCCTGAGTTCAATCAAGTCGATGGGCCTGGACCCACACGAGTGGACACAGCCGCTGGCGCAACTACGGCACCAAGCGCTGTTGTGGGGCCCGGAGGAAGACCTGCGCCTTCCCTCCGACCTGCCATCGGTACTGGGGCCCTACCCGGCCGGGCTCGGTCGCCCCGCCGCGCAACTGGATGACGACGCCGCCGCGCTAGCGGCGGTGGGCGCGCGGCTGCGGCGCACCGTCCTGGAAGCGCCCACCGCCGCCCAACAAATGCTGGAACGGCTGGCCTCGGGCCCGCCGGTGGGTCAGGTCAGTGACGCCTTCAGCCCTGAGGAGAACTCGGCGGCGGCGTTTCTGCTCGACCATCACCTCGTGGTTCCCATCGGGCCGACGACGGTCGAGCTGCCGCGCGAAATGGGTGTGTTGTTGCGACGCGAAGCGGGCCCCTTGGGCCGCTCGCGACCGCAGCCCCCGCAGCTAGACGAGTTGCCCGCGAATCTCACCTCTGGTCCCGGTAGTGTCGCCACCCAGGCCGACAACGTCCTCACCCAAGTTGAGGACCTGCTCAATATGCTGGCCGAGACTCCGGCCAAGCCACTACGGACCGGCGGGGTCGGCACCACGGTGCTGCGAAGGCTCGCCACCAGCCTGGGGCGCTCGCCCAAGGAGATCGCGAGTCTATTGGAGACGACCTACAGCGCCGGGTTGCTCGGTTTGAGTGACGACGGTTTCCTGCCGTCGCGCAACTTCGATTCCTGGCGGGCCCTGCCGCGCGCCCAACGCTGGACCCGCTTGGCACAAGCATGGTTGCTGACCACCCGCGATCTGTCGCGTCTGGAGGAGGACACCAACACCGCGGCCCGTCCGGCTGTGCTGGGAAACGGATTGGAACGTACGAACTTGCCGTGGGTGCGCAGCCAGGTATTGCACTGGCTGATCGACTCCTGCGGCACCAGCGAGGACATCTGCGATCTGGCGCGGTGGCTGTGGCCGCGTAAGAATCTGGCCGAATGTGTGGCCACGACGATCGCCGAAGCGCAACAATGGGGGCTGCTGGTCATCGCCTCGGTGAAGCCGGGTCCGCCGTTGACCCTGACCTCCTACGCTGCGCAGCTACTGGCCGACCTGGAACGCAATGTGGACGACGACCCGCTCGGGTTTGAGCGTGATGACACCGCCGAGACGGTGTTGAGCATCCATTTGCCGGAGACGACCGATCAGATCGTGGTCCAGTCCGACCTTTCGATCATGGTCACAGGCACTCCTTCGGCGTCACTGTTCACCGAGTTGGAGCTGTTGGCCGACCGAGACCCAAAGGGCGCGAACGTGACCGTCTGGCGGCTCAACGAAGCGAGCATTCGCCGCGCCTTGGACTCGGGCTACGACATCGACGAGGTCGAAAAACGCCTCGTCGAACGCTCGGACAAGCCGCTGCCGCAACCGGTGCGGTATCTGCTGACCGGGGTCGCGAAGCAGCACGGTGGCACCCGGGTTGGGGTCGCCTCTACTTACATTCGCAGCGATTCACCTGAGGAACTGGCCCAGATCCTGGCCGATTCACGCCTGAGCGACCTGAAACTGCGCCAGTTGGCGCCGACGGTTCTCGTCACAGCGACCGCCCGGCGCACGCTCATGGAGCGGCTTCGGGCCACCGGCCGGTCCCCGGTGGCCGAGGACGCGGCCGGGGAGGTACTGGTGGATCGACGGCAGGCCCGGCGAGCCGAGCACCCCGAAATCCCCGACACCGTGCAGCGTAAGCAGACCACGACGCCCGCAGCGCTGCTAGCTATCGCCGAAGACGCCCGCGCCGGGGAGAACACCTGA
- a CDS encoding VOC family protein, with translation MIGVSKIGLNVKDQDAAKEFWTKTMGFTEILDTPMGDAPGAPRWIEVRSPDDAVELTLFTPQFREDQIGSLANLVFECEDVEATVADLKERGVEIVDEPKIEFWGGWWASFKDPEGNHYGLTKREAR, from the coding sequence ATGATCGGTGTTTCTAAGATCGGCCTTAATGTGAAAGACCAGGACGCGGCGAAAGAGTTCTGGACCAAGACCATGGGGTTTACTGAAATCCTCGATACTCCAATGGGGGATGCGCCCGGAGCTCCTCGCTGGATCGAAGTTCGCTCCCCCGACGACGCGGTGGAATTGACCCTCTTCACGCCCCAATTCAGGGAAGACCAGATCGGTTCACTGGCCAATCTCGTCTTCGAGTGCGAGGACGTGGAAGCCACCGTCGCGGATTTGAAGGAACGCGGAGTCGAGATTGTCGACGAACCCAAGATCGAGTTCTGGGGCGGTTGGTGGGCATCCTTTAAGGACCCCGAGGGCAACCATTACGGCCTGACAAAACGCGAAGCACGCTAG
- a CDS encoding FtsK/SpoIIIE domain-containing protein translates to MAGFRTMLSSAAHLCETAARRVSAARDALHHTGQADAVLDPQAHSAEQSVAARARTASAQLAKHPDYLSIGTVNLAGGESFPFLVPFGPHGHLCTDVDGRDENVAHLVRAAILHTLSHSSAGTVKVALIDTATLGAVSSPLQPLVTAGVITEVATDPGSVEVVLSAAEKHIRERISTQGAAGPLLLLAVASHTGLSKALLERIYAIARSGREHRVAMIGLGLPELPWATRLRIPGDGTARVANPPTAPVTQGDEFAAPVHLHPRADNSYLLGESQRLADRAKAATALTFADLVPTEPSSHDPAHALEVPIGRDASGEVRLRFDDATPHWLVAGRTGGGKTVFILDVLYGLASRYTPDDLALYLLDFKEGVSFSEFTPSERDATFIPHARVVGVESDRAYGLAVLRHLNEEMTRRSTLMKRHGVSAFSALREHETLPRIVAVADEFQVLLAGNDKLASEAVSLLENLARKGRSYGVHLVLASQTISGIEALYAKKDSIFGQFPMRIALPGAKQILDARNTAAEGIGLGQVVINTDGGLAGADRVVRFPNVESDIMAQLRARLVRDHPHVSPPKVFYGYRSVHVNDVLAEQPASPGEAFVGQTVSLDLSPARFTFDARPGRHLAFLGSDPAGADGVSAVAASLGPAATIWTVDFTGTAAHVEAHRSLTPAEFTPALAQALETGNIHILAWGLDAAGLDRNGQTALRTLLKQGPARGVHLTGWWRAMRRFIDDTGGSAGREDVAGNIVLNLPGTELTSHFGPSFSDWQPRGGRALFIDRHLGGTGQLIVPFTRKEVIA, encoded by the coding sequence GTGGCCGGGTTTCGCACCATGCTCAGTTCCGCCGCCCACCTATGTGAAACGGCGGCGCGTCGGGTGAGCGCGGCCCGCGACGCCCTACACCACACCGGGCAAGCTGACGCCGTGCTCGACCCGCAGGCCCACAGTGCCGAGCAGTCAGTGGCCGCGCGGGCCCGCACCGCTTCGGCCCAACTGGCGAAACACCCCGACTATCTGTCTATCGGCACCGTCAATCTGGCCGGAGGCGAATCGTTCCCCTTCCTGGTGCCCTTCGGGCCCCACGGCCACCTTTGCACCGATGTGGACGGACGAGACGAGAACGTGGCCCACCTGGTGCGCGCCGCCATCCTGCACACCCTCAGCCACTCCTCCGCCGGGACGGTCAAGGTCGCCCTGATCGACACCGCCACCCTCGGGGCCGTCAGCTCACCACTGCAACCCCTAGTCACCGCCGGAGTCATCACCGAAGTCGCCACCGACCCCGGCAGCGTCGAGGTCGTCCTCTCCGCAGCCGAAAAACACATCCGTGAGCGCATCAGCACCCAAGGAGCCGCCGGACCCCTCCTGCTGCTGGCCGTCGCCTCCCACACCGGTCTGTCAAAAGCTCTCCTGGAACGCATATACGCCATCGCTCGCAGCGGACGCGAACACCGCGTCGCCATGATCGGCCTGGGACTGCCAGAACTTCCCTGGGCCACCCGGCTACGCATACCCGGCGACGGCACCGCGCGAGTGGCCAACCCACCGACCGCCCCCGTCACCCAAGGCGACGAATTCGCCGCCCCCGTCCACCTGCACCCCCGCGCCGACAACTCCTACCTCCTGGGCGAATCCCAGCGCTTGGCCGACCGCGCCAAAGCCGCCACCGCCCTCACCTTCGCCGACCTCGTCCCCACCGAACCGAGCAGCCACGACCCCGCCCACGCCCTAGAAGTCCCCATCGGCCGCGACGCCAGCGGCGAAGTACGCCTCCGCTTCGACGACGCCACCCCGCACTGGCTAGTCGCAGGCCGCACCGGCGGAGGAAAAACCGTCTTCATCCTCGACGTCCTCTACGGGCTGGCCTCCCGCTACACCCCCGATGACCTCGCGCTATACCTACTGGACTTCAAAGAAGGCGTCTCCTTCTCCGAATTCACCCCCTCCGAACGCGACGCCACCTTCATCCCCCACGCTCGCGTCGTGGGCGTCGAATCCGACCGCGCCTACGGCCTGGCGGTGCTGCGCCACCTCAACGAGGAAATGACCCGCCGCTCCACCCTCATGAAACGACACGGAGTCTCCGCCTTCAGCGCCCTGCGCGAACACGAGACACTACCGCGCATCGTCGCGGTGGCCGACGAATTCCAAGTGCTGCTAGCCGGAAACGACAAGCTTGCAAGCGAAGCCGTCTCCCTGTTGGAAAACCTCGCCCGCAAAGGCCGCTCCTACGGCGTCCACCTCGTCCTCGCCTCCCAAACGATCTCCGGAATCGAGGCCCTCTATGCGAAAAAAGACTCCATCTTCGGCCAATTCCCCATGCGCATCGCCCTCCCCGGCGCCAAACAGATCCTCGACGCGCGCAACACCGCCGCCGAAGGCATCGGACTGGGCCAAGTCGTCATCAACACCGACGGCGGCCTAGCCGGAGCCGACCGCGTCGTCCGTTTCCCCAACGTCGAGAGCGACATCATGGCGCAACTGCGCGCCCGCCTAGTGCGAGACCACCCACATGTGAGCCCGCCGAAAGTCTTCTACGGCTACCGCAGCGTCCACGTCAACGACGTCCTCGCCGAACAACCCGCCTCACCTGGTGAAGCATTCGTCGGGCAAACCGTCTCCCTCGACCTGTCCCCCGCCCGCTTCACCTTCGACGCCCGACCCGGCCGCCACCTGGCATTCCTCGGCTCCGATCCGGCCGGTGCCGACGGCGTCTCCGCCGTCGCCGCCAGCCTCGGCCCCGCAGCCACAATATGGACCGTCGACTTCACCGGCACCGCCGCCCACGTCGAAGCCCACCGCAGCCTCACCCCCGCAGAGTTCACCCCCGCGCTCGCCCAAGCCCTAGAGACCGGAAACATCCACATCCTGGCCTGGGGTCTCGACGCGGCCGGACTCGACCGCAACGGCCAAACAGCCCTGCGCACCCTCCTCAAACAAGGCCCCGCTCGGGGAGTCCACCTCACCGGCTGGTGGCGAGCCATGCGCCGCTTCATTGACGACACCGGCGGATCAGCCGGTCGGGAAGACGTCGCCGGAAACATCGTCCTCAACCTGCCCGGAACCGAACTGACCAGCCACTTCGGCCCCAGTTTCAGCGACTGGCAACCGCGCGGCGGCCGGGCGCTCTTCATCGACCGGCACTTGGGTGGAACCGGCCAACTCATCGTCCCCTTCACCCGCAAGGAGGTCATCGCGTGA
- a CDS encoding copper resistance CopC family protein, with translation MMKRLLIAFGLVGALVLGSSSSAFAHAVMTGADPADGDTLDQAPADITVEFSEELDGPSTEIAVSDPEGTVLDLEEPTFEGNSFTQPLMYNEPGEYTLAYRILSQDGHRVEDTITFEVLAVPDELSLVAEDDEDAAAAPADEDDNGAEAAEPTEAATPDEDTTEGGGAPIGAFILGIAIIVIGGVLLVKFLGNKKKTDEAADASDE, from the coding sequence ATGATGAAACGTCTGCTAATCGCCTTTGGCCTCGTCGGAGCGCTGGTGCTGGGCTCATCCTCCAGCGCCTTCGCCCACGCGGTCATGACCGGTGCCGACCCCGCCGACGGCGACACCCTCGATCAAGCCCCCGCCGACATCACCGTCGAATTCTCCGAAGAACTAGACGGCCCCTCCACCGAAATCGCCGTGAGCGACCCCGAAGGGACCGTTCTCGACCTCGAAGAGCCGACTTTCGAAGGCAACTCCTTCACCCAGCCGCTGATGTACAACGAGCCCGGTGAATACACCCTCGCCTACCGCATCCTGTCGCAGGACGGCCACCGCGTCGAAGACACCATCACCTTTGAAGTCCTCGCCGTACCCGATGAGCTGTCGCTCGTGGCCGAAGACGACGAAGACGCCGCTGCGGCACCGGCGGACGAGGACGACAATGGCGCCGAAGCCGCCGAGCCCACCGAGGCCGCCACGCCCGACGAAGACACCACCGAAGGCGGCGGAGCCCCCATCGGCGCGTTCATCCTCGGCATCGCCATCATCGTCATCGGCGGGGTGCTGCTGGTGAAGTTCCTCGGCAATAAAAAGAAGACCGACGAGGCCGCAGACGCCTCCGACGAGTAA
- a CDS encoding Gfo/Idh/MocA family protein — protein MAEPIRWGILATGNVAAAYVEDLALLDDCEVTAVASRSLARAQAFAQRYDIKHAFDSVEDLAADEEVDVVYIATPHSHHFAPTVTCLEAGKHVLCEKAFALNTQQAQAMFDVARQQKRFLMEAMWMRCNPAIREMRRAVNDGVIGEVQAVHATFSINGTFSPEHRLRNPRLAGGALLDMGVYPITLAHLLLGKPEYVQATALLSPERVDKYTAVTMRYRRALAQLSCSFTGGPDSSATIVGSAGRIEIKSPFFRPNGYTLVRDGMPPRQIESPYVGHGYVHQAMEVHRMLRNNQLSSTLVPPSATLEVMKIMDDVRMQIGVEYPGEIPWRYRLLPLAHAVWKYEAGQSEAL, from the coding sequence ATGGCTGAACCTATCCGATGGGGTATTTTGGCTACCGGCAACGTTGCCGCCGCATATGTCGAAGATCTGGCGCTTTTGGATGATTGTGAAGTGACCGCTGTGGCTTCGCGGTCGCTGGCGCGAGCGCAAGCCTTTGCTCAGCGGTACGACATCAAGCATGCATTCGATTCTGTGGAGGATCTGGCTGCGGACGAAGAAGTCGACGTTGTCTATATCGCTACCCCTCATTCCCACCACTTCGCCCCGACGGTGACGTGTCTGGAAGCTGGCAAACATGTCCTGTGTGAGAAAGCGTTTGCCCTTAACACTCAGCAGGCCCAGGCCATGTTTGACGTTGCGCGCCAACAGAAACGCTTCCTCATGGAAGCCATGTGGATGCGTTGCAATCCGGCGATTCGGGAGATGCGACGCGCGGTCAACGATGGGGTGATCGGCGAGGTTCAGGCCGTCCACGCGACGTTTTCCATCAACGGCACCTTTTCTCCGGAGCATCGGTTGCGCAATCCGCGCCTAGCCGGTGGGGCACTGTTGGACATGGGCGTATACCCGATCACGTTGGCGCACTTGCTACTTGGCAAGCCCGAATATGTGCAGGCGACGGCTTTGCTGTCACCGGAGCGTGTCGACAAGTACACCGCTGTGACGATGCGCTACCGTCGCGCGCTGGCTCAGTTGAGCTGTTCGTTCACTGGTGGGCCGGATTCGTCGGCGACCATTGTCGGCTCGGCGGGGCGCATTGAGATCAAGTCGCCCTTCTTCCGCCCCAACGGTTATACGTTGGTGCGCGACGGCATGCCGCCGCGTCAGATTGAGTCGCCCTATGTCGGGCATGGTTATGTGCACCAGGCGATGGAGGTGCACCGGATGCTACGCAATAACCAGCTTTCCTCCACTTTGGTCCCTCCAAGCGCGACGCTTGAGGTCATGAAGATCATGGACGATGTCCGCATGCAAATCGGGGTGGAGTATCCCGGCGAGATCCCTTGGCGCTACCGCTTACTGCCTCTAGCGCACGCGGTGTGGAAGTACGAAGCAGGCCAATCTGAGGCCCTATAG
- a CDS encoding class I SAM-dependent DNA methyltransferase yields MKKDYFGGRVAETYDDAHDERFGPEYLEAETSFLADLAGDGPVLELGIGTGRVAVPLRKRGVKVHGIELSSDMADQLRVKPGAEDIGVTIGDFATAKAPGTYSLAYLVYNTINNLTTQDEQVACFRNVAEHLEPGGYFVIDVGVPSLLQLAPDQTIHPFTVTDDHLGFDEYDFVEQGMTSHHFFRDGENWQRRSIPFRYVWPSELDLMAQLAGMSLHQRWSGWNREPFTAQSRMHVSVWKKPEAN; encoded by the coding sequence ATGAAAAAAGACTACTTTGGCGGCCGCGTGGCCGAGACCTATGACGATGCGCATGATGAGCGGTTCGGGCCCGAATATTTGGAGGCGGAAACCAGTTTCTTGGCCGATTTGGCGGGTGACGGGCCGGTACTGGAGTTGGGGATCGGCACCGGACGTGTCGCCGTACCGTTGCGTAAGCGCGGTGTGAAGGTACACGGCATCGAGCTTTCCTCGGACATGGCAGACCAGTTGCGCGTGAAGCCAGGGGCCGAGGACATCGGGGTTACGATCGGGGACTTCGCTACGGCGAAGGCTCCAGGGACCTACTCGTTGGCCTACCTGGTGTACAACACCATCAACAACCTGACGACGCAGGATGAGCAGGTCGCGTGCTTTCGCAATGTGGCAGAGCATTTGGAACCGGGCGGTTACTTCGTGATCGACGTGGGTGTTCCCTCTTTGCTGCAATTGGCACCGGACCAGACCATTCACCCGTTCACGGTGACGGACGATCACCTTGGCTTTGACGAGTACGACTTTGTCGAGCAGGGCATGACCAGCCACCACTTCTTCCGCGACGGCGAGAACTGGCAACGAAGGTCAATCCCGTTTCGCTACGTGTGGCCCTCCGAGCTCGACTTGATGGCGCAGCTGGCGGGCATGAGTTTGCACCAGCGTTGGTCCGGATGGAACCGTGAGCCCTTTACCGCACAGAGCCGAATGCACGTCTCGGTATGGAAGAAGCCCGAGGCGAACTAA
- a CDS encoding alpha/beta hydrolase, whose product MTSLDYAYAKDLSVESIREAAERWYKLARHNCDTGDELRQFAMRKIGPDVFDGGTATAARARAQQLAGRFDDAAEEAELISRTLHNACDDLDVCALELRSVVDAAENCGYLVGADGSVRFNTAAYAEAAIPPEVHDGAQSWARQIEAILDRMREIDEGTDRTLRTLIEEGTRSQFDADRVSSALFDHVLSGNATTDEVYQWWTSLPQDMRDEILRDDPDMVAWLDGIPSVDRHTANMRVLQEHVLNNPNDVDAAALLSDMANSDNLLLGFRPAEYETRTIGHGGGLIGTTEANIRVSDWQVIVATGDPDQADNVATFVPGTDSDRQWGSVDEGTKLQIERAKNLADEAQLYAPDQSTVAVMWLAYDAPNGVLAQAPDPQRARDGAADLNRFIDGMGSVNQGDNVRQTVLGHSYGSLTVAYGDQSGGATSADAIVVAGSPGFNDAVDSARDFNVGAENFYYLEAEGDMVPSTPVHGSNPGSPLFPGGTELTTSTSGHSEYYQRRTDDIMAMAAVIVGDVGAEHIENDHNAGRAYPDLGPRVP is encoded by the coding sequence ATGACTTCACTTGACTACGCCTACGCCAAGGACCTTTCGGTCGAGTCCATTCGGGAGGCGGCCGAACGCTGGTACAAGCTCGCCCGGCACAACTGCGACACCGGCGACGAGCTGCGTCAGTTCGCGATGCGCAAGATCGGCCCGGATGTCTTCGACGGCGGCACGGCCACCGCTGCCCGGGCCCGGGCCCAGCAGCTGGCCGGACGGTTCGATGACGCCGCCGAGGAGGCCGAGCTCATTTCTCGCACGCTGCACAACGCCTGCGATGACCTGGACGTGTGCGCCTTGGAACTGCGATCGGTGGTGGACGCGGCAGAGAACTGCGGCTACCTGGTCGGCGCGGACGGTTCGGTGCGGTTTAATACCGCCGCCTACGCCGAGGCGGCTATTCCGCCAGAGGTCCACGACGGCGCGCAGTCGTGGGCACGCCAGATCGAGGCGATTCTCGACCGGATGCGTGAGATCGACGAGGGTACGGATCGCACGTTGCGGACTCTCATCGAGGAAGGCACCCGCAGCCAGTTCGACGCCGACCGCGTCTCCTCGGCGCTGTTCGACCATGTGCTGTCGGGCAACGCCACCACCGACGAGGTTTACCAATGGTGGACGAGCTTGCCCCAGGATATGCGTGATGAGATCCTGCGCGACGATCCCGACATGGTCGCGTGGCTGGATGGCATTCCGTCGGTCGACCGGCACACCGCGAACATGCGGGTACTGCAAGAGCATGTTCTGAATAACCCGAACGATGTCGACGCCGCCGCTCTGCTGAGCGACATGGCAAACAGCGATAACCTGCTGCTCGGGTTCCGGCCCGCCGAATACGAGACCAGAACCATCGGGCATGGTGGCGGGTTGATCGGGACGACCGAAGCTAACATTCGCGTGTCTGACTGGCAGGTCATCGTCGCCACTGGCGATCCGGATCAGGCCGACAACGTAGCGACCTTCGTGCCGGGGACGGACTCCGATCGGCAGTGGGGAAGCGTGGACGAGGGCACGAAGCTACAGATTGAGCGGGCCAAGAACCTCGCCGATGAGGCTCAGCTGTACGCGCCCGACCAATCAACTGTCGCCGTGATGTGGTTGGCCTACGATGCCCCCAACGGGGTGCTCGCGCAAGCTCCCGATCCACAGCGAGCGCGAGATGGCGCGGCCGACCTCAACCGCTTCATTGATGGAATGGGCTCCGTAAACCAAGGCGACAACGTCCGACAAACCGTGCTCGGGCACAGCTACGGCTCGCTAACCGTTGCATACGGAGACCAGTCGGGCGGAGCTACGTCAGCCGATGCCATCGTGGTCGCCGGTTCGCCAGGATTCAACGATGCCGTTGACTCCGCCCGAGACTTCAATGTGGGTGCGGAGAACTTTTACTACCTGGAGGCTGAGGGGGACATGGTTCCGTCCACACCCGTCCACGGATCGAATCCAGGTTCTCCACTATTCCCAGGAGGAACAGAATTGACCACTTCAACCAGCGGTCATAGCGAGTACTACCAACGCCGCACCGATGACATCATGGCCATGGCAGCTGTAATCGTGGGAGACGTGGGGGCTGAACACATCGAGAATGACCACAACGCAGGTCGAGCCTACCCCGACCTTGGGCCTCGGGTGCCCTAA